A single window of Metallosphaera hakonensis JCM 8857 = DSM 7519 DNA harbors:
- the cas7b gene encoding type I-B CRISPR-associated protein Cas7/Csh2 has protein sequence MTKINNNSEILFLYEAKLTNPNGDPDDENRPRMDPKTKRNLVSDVRLKRYFRDYIISKLGEDSVWVTKIEGKNVDATERLKRIGSPKDVLAKCIDARLFGATIPEKGEQKGKSTSFTGPVQFTWGYSLHKVDMVDSRSITSLFSGRDTGYGNIGKDYRVYYSLIAFHGAVSAKRAEITGASEEDLKTLDNSLWDSLVTETVTRSKLGQRPLLYLRVEYSSPEKMKGDLRRFVKVKEKSESVRDLTDLEVNLDALVNLVSSNDVIKVVARCSDDFKGFCEQVKSACDEGKKNCIVG, from the coding sequence ATGACTAAGATAAACAACAACTCCGAGATCCTCTTCTTATATGAGGCAAAGCTCACCAACCCCAACGGGGATCCCGACGACGAGAACAGGCCCAGAATGGACCCCAAGACCAAGAGGAACCTGGTTAGCGATGTAAGGCTCAAGAGGTATTTCAGGGATTACATCATTTCCAAACTCGGAGAGGACAGCGTATGGGTTACTAAGATTGAGGGTAAGAACGTCGATGCCACCGAGAGACTCAAGAGGATAGGTAGTCCCAAAGACGTCTTGGCCAAGTGTATAGACGCCAGGCTCTTCGGTGCCACCATACCTGAGAAGGGGGAACAGAAGGGGAAGTCCACGTCCTTCACGGGACCGGTCCAGTTCACCTGGGGATATTCCCTCCACAAGGTTGACATGGTCGACTCCAGGTCCATTACTTCCCTATTCTCAGGAAGGGACACCGGGTACGGTAACATAGGCAAGGACTACAGGGTATACTACTCCCTGATAGCGTTCCATGGGGCCGTGAGCGCCAAGAGGGCCGAAATCACGGGTGCCAGCGAGGAGGACCTAAAGACGCTGGATAACTCCCTATGGGACTCCCTCGTTACTGAGACGGTAACCAGGAGCAAGCTGGGACAGAGGCCACTCCTCTACCTTAGAGTTGAGTACTCCTCCCCAGAGAAGATGAAGGGGGACCTGAGGAGGTTCGTGAAGGTTAAGGAGAAAAGTGAGAGCGTGAGGGACTTGACAGACTTGGAAGTGAACCTCGACGCTTTGGTGAATCTCGTGAGCTCCAACGACGTGATCAAGGTTGTAGCGAGGTGTTCCGACGACTTCAAGGGATTCTGCGAACAAGTTAAGAGTGCCTGCGATGAGGGGAAGAAGAACTGCATCGTAGGGTAG
- a CDS encoding TM1802 family CRISPR-associated protein, translated as MFASLKTIGELKRTTGSSLPVQEIKPKGKGPHVFRLIIFDNDQHMVTHEDIEFTSNTVHEWRYVGNAKANKPMDRLTTTGLNYILGFDKNKEIEKPNKWVLNVAQSIPKVGEYLKRVTSWYSPEEWKDKIGEDWFNAVLYSVAVKEKGERIDLAKLKEYEEYILGMGADEKGEVRCQLCGRPTSMDNPDYPGGTLLKIYITDKKGFTSGIHDSREARFRTHVVCRDCKNLLELGQRFIMDKMQIRVGKLSAYVVPSIAKGNNPKVLDLIKVEGSGWIVSFESLRKTEIEVYDEADFMNWVYAVTLIWGSAQQSKFSVSRVMYDISFPRFLEVKRVSGELERGLSIKDLTGWSLDVNALYAVTPIKESSRGVIATPFLDIMSSILEGYSLDRTYVLSSFLQVMKCVRTGTCQNSLSMKLSLEKASLISTGFIRLLEQLSDMSLTQTSKDSISDPKEYAESLGLTKGKKGLFLLGVVTASVGTAQWKKGDKKKAVLDRIDFEGMDLSDVRVYASRLMESLRDYNILKYNEGLLGEAVSMINEDKESLSSPEENVFWILSGYSWRTLNLMKSGEIKEEEEND; from the coding sequence ATGTTCGCATCGCTTAAGACAATTGGCGAGCTCAAGAGGACTACGGGAAGTAGCTTACCGGTGCAGGAGATTAAGCCCAAGGGAAAGGGGCCCCACGTGTTCAGGCTCATCATTTTTGACAATGACCAACACATGGTTACACATGAGGACATAGAGTTCACCTCTAACACGGTTCACGAGTGGAGGTACGTGGGGAACGCCAAGGCAAACAAACCCATGGACAGATTGACCACGACCGGACTCAACTACATCCTGGGGTTTGATAAGAATAAGGAGATCGAGAAGCCCAACAAGTGGGTCCTGAACGTGGCCCAATCCATACCCAAGGTTGGCGAATACCTGAAGAGGGTGACTTCTTGGTATAGTCCTGAGGAGTGGAAGGACAAGATAGGGGAGGATTGGTTCAACGCGGTGCTTTACAGCGTGGCGGTCAAGGAGAAGGGTGAGAGAATTGACTTGGCTAAGCTCAAGGAGTACGAGGAGTACATCTTGGGAATGGGTGCGGACGAAAAGGGGGAAGTGAGATGCCAGCTATGCGGTCGTCCCACCTCCATGGACAACCCGGATTACCCTGGGGGTACTCTCCTGAAGATATACATAACTGACAAGAAGGGGTTCACCTCAGGTATCCACGACTCCAGGGAGGCGAGGTTCAGGACCCACGTGGTGTGCAGGGACTGCAAGAACCTATTGGAGCTGGGTCAGAGGTTCATCATGGATAAGATGCAAATAAGGGTGGGGAAGCTCAGCGCTTACGTAGTGCCCTCAATAGCTAAGGGAAATAACCCCAAGGTGCTCGATCTTATCAAGGTGGAGGGGAGTGGTTGGATAGTGTCCTTTGAGTCGCTTAGGAAGACCGAGATAGAGGTCTACGATGAGGCCGACTTCATGAATTGGGTTTACGCTGTGACCTTGATCTGGGGTTCGGCCCAACAGTCCAAGTTCTCGGTCTCAAGGGTCATGTATGACATATCGTTCCCGAGGTTCCTGGAGGTGAAGAGGGTCTCTGGGGAACTGGAGAGGGGACTAAGCATTAAGGACTTAACTGGTTGGTCATTGGACGTAAACGCGCTGTATGCAGTTACCCCCATCAAGGAGTCCTCTAGGGGAGTGATTGCGACCCCATTCCTGGACATCATGTCCTCAATCTTAGAGGGTTACTCCCTTGATAGAACCTACGTTCTGTCCTCTTTCCTCCAGGTAATGAAGTGCGTGAGAACTGGGACTTGCCAGAACTCCCTCTCCATGAAGTTGAGCTTGGAGAAGGCTTCCTTAATATCAACTGGATTTATAAGACTCCTTGAACAATTAAGTGATATGAGCTTAACTCAGACCTCCAAGGACTCAATTTCGGATCCCAAGGAGTACGCAGAGAGCCTGGGGCTCACCAAGGGAAAGAAGGGTCTCTTCCTTTTGGGAGTCGTGACAGCCAGCGTGGGCACGGCCCAATGGAAAAAGGGAGACAAGAAGAAGGCAGTCCTGGACAGAATAGACTTCGAGGGGATGGACCTGTCGGACGTCAGGGTTTACGCCTCTAGATTAATGGAGTCGCTCAGGGACTACAACATACTTAAGTATAATGAGGGCCTGCTGGGAGAGGCGGTATCCATGATCAATGAGGACAAGGAATCGCTCTCCTCCCCAGAGGAGAACGTGTTCTGGATACTCTCGGGCTACTCTTGGAGGACCTTAAACTTAATGAAGAGCGGAGAGATAAAGGAGGAGGAAGAGAATGACTAA
- the cas5 gene encoding CRISPR-associated protein Cas5, with protein MREMKALLFHVKGAMAHFRKVFSNSTSLSYYFPPRTTLMGMIAGAMGKERDSYYEELNQYEISVNPLTGLRKIMFGETYLDTDEVSVTSLRKLKQGVPTGREFVVPAGEEFLGYEVVVYPFNEVMMKSLRAPVYPISLGPANMLGWIDQVQEIQCEEFNSISGKINSVSTLKPEIEKDIRIAIEEMVPRAFDSGRHSGPLTTYFLEIRGKPVTVKGSAKGVKCGERNYLFL; from the coding sequence ATGAGGGAAATGAAGGCCCTCCTGTTTCACGTGAAAGGGGCCATGGCCCACTTCAGGAAAGTGTTCTCCAATTCCACCTCCCTCTCCTATTATTTTCCTCCAAGGACAACCCTGATGGGGATGATAGCTGGGGCCATGGGTAAGGAGAGGGACTCATATTACGAGGAGCTCAACCAATACGAGATCTCGGTTAACCCATTGACGGGATTGAGGAAGATAATGTTCGGTGAGACCTATCTGGACACGGATGAGGTCAGCGTAACCTCTTTGAGGAAATTGAAGCAGGGGGTCCCCACGGGGAGGGAGTTCGTAGTTCCTGCGGGAGAGGAATTCCTAGGGTATGAGGTGGTGGTTTACCCGTTCAACGAAGTCATGATGAAGAGCCTGAGGGCACCGGTCTACCCCATATCCTTGGGACCGGCCAACATGTTGGGTTGGATAGACCAGGTCCAGGAGATACAGTGCGAGGAATTTAATTCAATTTCAGGGAAAATTAATTCGGTCTCCACGCTGAAGCCGGAGATCGAGAAGGACATAAGGATAGCCATTGAGGAAATGGTCCCCAGGGCCTTCGACTCGGGGAGGCACAGCGGACCCCTCACGACCTACTTCCTTGAGATAAGGGGAAAACCCGTCACAGTTAAGGGCTCAGCTAAGGGAGTGAAGTGTGGGGAAAGGAATTACCTGTTTCTTTAG
- the cas3 gene encoding CRISPR-associated helicase Cas3', whose amino-acid sequence MSFRSHPDKLLIDHLREVGEGAENLVPSDLKTASYIAGSHHDLGKYTAQFQTHLKTGKAVRCSSHASISALFAFNTAIENNLDPLTSVLVMTAVKSHHGRLQGLTSISKWLDTLRYQEDTCIREQYEQVRRNGTETRSLKFPPNLDMDLDQVIERARRAVRDARLRDNAWRNYFLGTLIFSSLIDADKHSASGNEFTETTPLHLEEVYRFHDNLPGNKMKDLRDALFEAVRKWDARGEVVGIISPTGTGKTLAGILAAVRDGRRVIYSLPFISIVEQTFDVASTIFPDRVLKFHHMAYPDEDDENKSPEDLLLMVESWDYPMVVTTFESLLSTFLSYKNVNLKRLHSLYGSVVILDEVQAIPAHKWYVVKEALDEISKALDIHFILMSATVPRLLTPREVIDPLKGREPNRVRVGFENRIISPEELAQELAENFEGSVMVELNTISSAERVADELVKYRIPVEFLSTHVTPHDRKLRIDRMKERLRRGDTFVLVTTQVVEAGVDLDFPMVYRDLGPLDSIIQAAGRCNRNFNLEMGEVRVKRVKRESDRTDFSLVYGKFTEDVTLRVIREKFEEKDFRGMLDQYYGELERTRDLVHQSEDVKEIVKMLDYDKMSFSLIEEEPKYSVLILENEEAERNLEELRRAMNVKGYERRALIKKWRAKVEEYTVKVWEEPKDLEYDDRLNLYISPKEKYHRIKGFVMGEDQESLLW is encoded by the coding sequence ATGAGCTTTAGGTCTCACCCCGACAAACTACTCATTGACCATCTCAGGGAGGTGGGAGAGGGTGCGGAGAACCTAGTTCCCTCAGATCTCAAGACCGCCTCCTACATCGCCGGATCGCATCACGATCTGGGGAAGTACACCGCGCAGTTTCAGACCCATTTGAAGACAGGGAAGGCTGTGAGATGTTCCTCTCACGCCTCCATCTCGGCCCTCTTCGCTTTCAATACTGCCATTGAGAACAACCTGGACCCGCTCACCTCAGTCCTAGTCATGACGGCGGTGAAGTCCCATCACGGCAGGCTACAGGGACTAACCTCGATCTCCAAGTGGCTCGATACCCTAAGGTATCAAGAGGACACGTGCATTCGTGAACAGTACGAGCAAGTCAGGAGGAACGGAACTGAGACCCGATCCCTCAAGTTTCCGCCCAACCTGGACATGGACCTGGATCAGGTCATTGAACGGGCCCGTAGAGCAGTAAGGGACGCGCGATTGAGGGACAACGCCTGGAGAAACTATTTCCTGGGGACGTTGATCTTTTCCTCCTTGATTGACGCAGACAAACACAGCGCCTCCGGGAACGAGTTCACGGAGACCACTCCACTTCACTTAGAGGAGGTCTACAGGTTCCACGATAACCTCCCAGGAAACAAGATGAAGGATCTTAGGGACGCCCTATTCGAGGCAGTGAGGAAGTGGGACGCGAGGGGAGAGGTAGTGGGGATCATCTCGCCCACGGGGACCGGGAAGACCTTGGCCGGAATCCTGGCGGCGGTGAGAGATGGGAGAAGGGTGATCTACAGTCTCCCATTCATTAGCATTGTGGAACAGACCTTTGATGTGGCGAGCACAATTTTTCCTGATAGGGTTCTGAAGTTCCATCACATGGCTTACCCAGACGAGGATGACGAGAACAAGAGCCCCGAGGACCTGTTACTCATGGTGGAGTCGTGGGACTACCCCATGGTGGTCACTACCTTTGAGTCCCTCCTTTCCACCTTCCTCTCCTACAAGAACGTGAATCTAAAGAGACTTCACAGCCTCTACGGTTCCGTGGTGATACTCGATGAAGTTCAGGCGATCCCGGCCCACAAGTGGTACGTGGTGAAGGAGGCCCTCGATGAGATTTCTAAGGCCTTGGATATACACTTCATTCTCATGAGCGCCACCGTCCCCAGGCTCCTGACCCCGAGGGAAGTCATTGATCCCTTGAAGGGGAGGGAACCCAACAGGGTCAGGGTGGGCTTTGAGAATCGAATTATCTCCCCGGAGGAGTTAGCCCAAGAGTTGGCGGAGAATTTCGAGGGGAGCGTAATGGTGGAGCTCAACACAATATCCTCGGCCGAGAGGGTTGCAGATGAGTTGGTGAAGTACAGGATCCCAGTGGAGTTTCTCTCAACTCACGTGACCCCACACGACCGAAAGTTGAGGATAGACAGGATGAAGGAGAGACTTAGGAGAGGGGACACATTCGTTCTCGTGACGACCCAAGTTGTGGAGGCTGGGGTTGACCTGGACTTCCCGATGGTTTACAGGGACTTGGGACCATTGGATTCGATCATACAAGCTGCCGGGAGGTGCAATAGGAACTTCAACCTTGAGATGGGGGAGGTCAGGGTCAAGAGGGTCAAGAGGGAGAGCGATAGAACGGACTTCTCCCTTGTTTACGGTAAGTTCACTGAGGACGTCACCCTAAGGGTGATCAGGGAGAAGTTTGAGGAGAAGGACTTCAGAGGGATGTTGGATCAGTACTACGGTGAGCTTGAGAGGACCAGGGACCTTGTTCATCAGTCGGAGGATGTGAAAGAGATAGTTAAGATGCTAGATTACGACAAAATGAGCTTCTCCTTGATCGAGGAGGAGCCCAAGTACTCAGTGTTGATACTTGAGAACGAGGAGGCCGAGAGAAACTTAGAGGAGCTCAGGAGGGCCATGAACGTGAAGGGGTATGAGAGGAGGGCCCTGATCAAGAAATGGAGGGCTAAGGTTGAGGAGTATACGGTTAAGGTCTGGGAGGAACCCAAGGACCTTGAATATGACGATAGGTTGAACCTATACATCTCCCCAAAGGAGAAGTATCACAGGATAAAGGGATTCGTGATGGGTGAAGACCAGGAGTCCCTCCTCTGGTGA